In Ruania zhangjianzhongii, the following proteins share a genomic window:
- a CDS encoding ATP-binding cassette domain-containing protein — protein sequence MTATSPTPGSPVLTLRGVSKSFGAVAALADVDLDVAAGEVLAIVGDNGAGKSTLVKMLSGVHRADSGSFTFLGREARITNPAEAQQLGIATVFQDLALCENLTVVENLFLGQELRPLRLDETAMETRSWQLLRQLSAKIPTVRIPVASLSGGQRQTVAIARSLLGDPQLIILDEPTAALGVEQTAEVLNLVERLRERGLAVIMVSHNMVDVKAVADRVAVLRLGRNNGVFDAQAVTSEEIVAAITGATDNVVTQRATRTTNRTDRTGDEKES from the coding sequence ATGACTGCAACCTCACCCACCCCCGGCTCACCGGTACTCACGTTGCGCGGCGTGAGCAAGTCCTTCGGTGCAGTGGCGGCCCTGGCCGATGTCGACCTCGACGTCGCCGCCGGAGAGGTGCTCGCGATCGTCGGGGACAACGGCGCCGGCAAGTCGACCCTGGTGAAGATGCTCTCCGGGGTGCACCGGGCCGACTCGGGGTCGTTCACGTTCCTCGGCCGGGAGGCGCGCATCACCAACCCGGCCGAGGCACAGCAGCTCGGGATCGCCACGGTCTTCCAGGACTTGGCCCTGTGCGAGAACCTGACCGTCGTCGAGAACCTGTTCCTCGGTCAGGAGCTGCGGCCCCTCCGACTGGACGAGACCGCGATGGAGACGCGGTCCTGGCAGCTCCTCCGCCAGCTCTCGGCAAAGATTCCCACCGTCCGGATTCCGGTCGCCTCGCTCTCCGGCGGACAGCGACAGACCGTGGCCATCGCCCGCTCCCTACTCGGCGACCCGCAGCTGATCATCCTCGATGAACCGACTGCTGCGCTCGGCGTCGAGCAGACCGCTGAGGTCCTGAACCTGGTAGAACGCCTCCGCGAGCGCGGTCTGGCGGTGATCATGGTCAGCCACAACATGGTGGACGTGAAGGCCGTGGCCGATCGAGTCGCCGTGCTCCGGCTCGGCCGGAACAACGGGGTCTTCGACGCCCAGGCGGTCACGTCGGAGGAGATCGTGGCGGCGATCACCGGAGCCACTGACAACGTCGTCACCCAACGGGCCACTCGCACGACGAACCGGACCGACCGGACCGGCGACGAGAAGGAGTCCTGA
- a CDS encoding sugar ABC transporter substrate-binding protein, producing MNGKRAKYVITAAAAAALLLAGCSSDGESDGAGGGGGGESAHVAFLMPDQNSTRYDEQDAPAFIDKMAELCPDCEVDYQNADADVDQQQAQFEAALANGAEVIVLDPVDTAAAAGLVQNAQNQGVAVIAYDRPIPDLPADYYISYDNEAIGASIAQSLYDHLEETGAEGGVLQINGSPTDAAAGLIRDGVDSVVDDGPYEELAEFDTPNWQPPQAQEFTDGAISQFGDEIIGVVAANDGTGGAAIAALQSAGMDPLPPVTGNDAEVAAIQRIIAGTQYNTISKPSVVVGEAAAEVAYTFIQGETPEPQTTLFDTPSQLFEPTVVTQENVQEIIFDGGVYTVDEVCTDDFADDCTELGIE from the coding sequence ATGAACGGCAAGCGAGCGAAGTACGTCATCACGGCGGCGGCAGCAGCGGCACTGCTGCTCGCCGGGTGCAGCTCTGACGGCGAGAGTGACGGCGCCGGAGGCGGCGGTGGTGGCGAGAGCGCCCACGTGGCATTCCTGATGCCGGACCAGAACTCGACCCGCTACGACGAGCAGGATGCACCGGCGTTCATCGACAAGATGGCCGAGCTCTGCCCCGACTGTGAGGTCGACTACCAGAACGCCGACGCTGACGTCGATCAGCAGCAGGCACAGTTCGAGGCAGCGCTGGCCAACGGTGCGGAAGTGATCGTCCTGGACCCGGTCGACACCGCCGCTGCCGCCGGACTCGTCCAGAACGCCCAGAACCAGGGCGTCGCGGTAATCGCCTATGACCGCCCGATCCCCGACCTACCGGCGGACTACTACATCTCCTACGACAACGAGGCGATCGGAGCCTCGATCGCTCAGTCGCTGTACGACCACCTGGAAGAGACCGGCGCCGAAGGCGGGGTGCTGCAGATCAACGGCTCGCCCACCGATGCCGCCGCCGGGCTGATCCGCGATGGGGTGGACTCCGTCGTCGACGACGGCCCGTACGAAGAGCTGGCCGAGTTCGACACCCCGAACTGGCAGCCGCCCCAGGCTCAGGAGTTCACCGACGGCGCCATCTCCCAGTTCGGCGACGAGATCATCGGCGTGGTCGCTGCGAACGACGGTACCGGCGGGGCCGCGATCGCCGCGCTGCAGTCAGCGGGAATGGATCCGCTGCCACCGGTGACCGGCAACGACGCCGAGGTCGCTGCGATCCAGCGGATCATCGCCGGGACGCAGTACAACACCATCTCCAAGCCGTCGGTCGTGGTCGGCGAGGCGGCCGCCGAGGTCGCGTACACCTTTATCCAGGGCGAGACCCCGGAGCCGCAGACCACCCTGTTCGACACTCCGAGCCAGCTGTTCGAACCCACGGTGGTCACCCAGGAGAACGTCCAGGAGATCATCTTCGACGGCGGCGTGTACACGGTCGACGAGGTGTGCACCGATGACTTCGCCGACGACTGTACCGAGCTGGGCATCGAGTGA
- a CDS encoding sugar ABC transporter permease, with protein MNRSAPRQPAGTPSDLIDERLTAQVGLTGHWRGFANRIRRGDLGSLPVVAGLVIIFCVMFVLNDNFLSARNLVNLTLQASTTGVIALGVVFVLLVGQIDLSVGSVSGVAASVTAIFYVGLGLPLALAVLGATLTGCLIGGFYSLIFNRFGVPSFVISLAGLLGFQGLQLYVLSPYGRAVNLPFDSFLVQFASGLFLPAWLSYLLVVAAALGYFLTGFARARERRAANLSAAGTPAIVVRAVLLGVGLAIGAVLLNQGRGVGYMFAFFIALVLIGHYALTRTRWGRSVYAVGGNVEAARRAGIKVKAVYRSCFVLCSGLAAVGGVLAAARLTSASATTGTGDVNLNAIAAAVIGGCSLFGGRGGAFAALLGVAVIQSISNGLVLLNLDSSIRFMVTGVVLLIAVILDSVARRSRSSHGVA; from the coding sequence ATGAACCGCTCAGCTCCACGCCAGCCCGCAGGAACGCCGAGCGACCTGATCGACGAACGGTTGACCGCACAGGTCGGACTGACCGGCCACTGGCGAGGTTTCGCCAACCGGATCCGGCGCGGTGACCTCGGCAGCCTGCCGGTCGTCGCCGGCCTGGTGATCATCTTCTGCGTGATGTTCGTGCTCAACGACAACTTCCTCTCCGCACGCAACCTGGTGAACCTCACCCTGCAGGCGTCGACCACCGGCGTCATCGCCCTCGGCGTGGTCTTCGTGCTCCTCGTCGGGCAGATCGACCTCTCCGTGGGATCGGTCAGCGGCGTCGCCGCCTCGGTCACCGCGATCTTCTACGTCGGTCTCGGACTACCGCTCGCCCTCGCCGTTCTGGGCGCCACGCTCACCGGTTGCCTCATCGGCGGGTTCTACTCGTTGATCTTCAACCGGTTCGGTGTGCCGAGCTTCGTGATCTCCCTGGCCGGACTGCTCGGCTTCCAAGGCCTGCAGCTGTATGTGCTCTCGCCGTACGGCCGTGCGGTGAACCTGCCCTTCGACTCCTTCCTGGTGCAGTTCGCCTCCGGGCTCTTCCTCCCAGCCTGGCTGTCCTATCTGCTGGTGGTGGCAGCGGCTCTCGGCTACTTCCTCACCGGTTTCGCCCGCGCCCGCGAGCGGCGGGCGGCGAACCTGTCCGCAGCGGGCACACCGGCGATCGTGGTGCGCGCGGTGCTGCTCGGCGTGGGCCTGGCGATCGGTGCAGTGCTGCTCAACCAAGGGCGCGGAGTGGGTTACATGTTCGCCTTCTTCATCGCCCTCGTGTTGATCGGGCACTACGCCCTGACCCGGACTCGCTGGGGCCGGTCCGTCTATGCGGTCGGCGGCAACGTGGAGGCGGCGCGACGGGCAGGAATCAAGGTCAAGGCCGTCTACCGGTCCTGCTTCGTGCTCTGCTCCGGCCTGGCCGCTGTGGGCGGAGTGCTCGCCGCGGCACGGTTGACCTCGGCCAGCGCGACGACCGGCACTGGTGATGTGAACCTCAACGCGATCGCCGCGGCAGTCATCGGTGGGTGCAGCCTGTTCGGCGGGCGCGGCGGGGCCTTTGCCGCTCTGCTGGGAGTGGCGGTGATCCAGTCGATCTCCAACGGTCTGGTCCTGCTGAACCTCGACTCCTCGATCCGGTTCATGGTCACCGGTGTAGTCCTACTGATCGCCGTCATCCTCGACTCGGTGGCCCGCCGCTCCCGCTCCTCGCACGGCGTCGCCTAG
- a CDS encoding sugar-binding transcriptional regulator, which produces MTSTSARPARAGTSAQPSQHDPSVVLHAAQLYYRDELTQDVVAQRLSVSRATVSRLLAEARRLGIVRIEVVPPEQADDADLGEQVARHLGLQRVWVARSVRGISTGASLAPQLSDALATANLRPGDVLLLAAGQTLHEAAHTQLPSMPGVLTVPAVGGMEEPDAWYQSNEIARHVAERIGGRVKLLNAPALPSAQLHQRLLDEPSIRRVTELWSQARCAVVGVGAPPAVRRSIASSVPLASEALRSAVGDLCLRFFDRAGAPVVFPGGEYVFSADLELLRRIPITIAVAAGREKIEGIVAAARAGYIDELVTDRQSASDLLEQAPPA; this is translated from the coding sequence GTGACGTCAACATCCGCCCGACCCGCACGTGCGGGGACCTCAGCGCAGCCGAGCCAGCACGATCCCTCGGTGGTGCTGCACGCGGCGCAGCTCTACTACCGGGACGAGCTCACCCAGGACGTCGTCGCGCAGCGGCTGAGCGTCAGCCGTGCCACGGTCAGCCGCCTCCTGGCCGAGGCCCGGCGGCTCGGTATCGTCCGCATCGAGGTGGTCCCGCCGGAGCAGGCCGATGACGCCGACCTGGGCGAGCAGGTGGCCCGCCATCTCGGCCTGCAGCGGGTCTGGGTGGCGCGCAGCGTTCGCGGGATCAGTACGGGCGCCTCGCTCGCGCCGCAACTCTCCGACGCGCTGGCCACGGCCAACCTCCGCCCCGGTGACGTGTTGCTGCTCGCTGCCGGGCAGACCCTGCACGAGGCGGCGCACACTCAGCTTCCGTCCATGCCGGGAGTGCTCACCGTGCCAGCGGTCGGTGGGATGGAAGAGCCGGACGCCTGGTATCAGAGCAACGAGATCGCACGGCATGTGGCCGAACGCATCGGCGGCCGGGTGAAGCTGCTCAATGCCCCGGCGCTGCCGAGCGCGCAGCTGCACCAGCGACTGCTCGACGAACCGAGCATCCGGCGGGTGACCGAGCTGTGGAGCCAGGCCCGGTGCGCCGTCGTCGGCGTCGGCGCACCGCCGGCGGTCCGCCGGTCCATCGCTTCCTCCGTCCCGCTGGCTTCGGAGGCGTTGCGGTCGGCAGTGGGTGACCTGTGCCTGCGCTTCTTCGACCGCGCGGGTGCGCCGGTCGTCTTTCCCGGGGGTGAGTACGTGTTCTCCGCGGACCTCGAGCTGCTCCGCCGGATTCCGATCACGATTGCCGTGGCGGCCGGGCGGGAGAAGATCGAGGGGATCGTCGCCGCCGCCCGAGCCGGCTACATCGACGAGCTGGTCACCGATCGCCAGAGCGCGTCGGACCTCCTGGAACAGGCGCCGCCAGCCTGA
- a CDS encoding glycerol-3-phosphate dehydrogenase/oxidase, which yields MSSSALTAQSRTEALAAMSGGEPLDVLVVGGGVTGAGIVLDAATRGLRTGIVDMQDWAGGTSSYSSKLVHGGVRYLYQLDLKLVAEGLRERGILLTKTAPHLVKAQPFIWPLKQPVIERIYSALGIGLYDAMAVIGMRGKVVPTQKHYSRDGVRKLFPDVRADKMVGGIKFYDARVDDARLVMTLVRTAQSFGAQAAARTQVVDYLTGPGGRVTGAEVVDLETGERHMIHARHVINATGVWTEDTQGLAEGDGGLQVLASKGIHVVVPKERIKGETGLFLRTEKSVLFIIPWQRYWIIGTTDTPWEQERLHPVATRADVDYILDHANDVLSSDLTFDDLIGVYAGLRPLVQPGSDAGSSTKVSRDHTVVEPSPGLTVISGGKLTSYRLMAEHAVDHALGPARAKANPSVTPDTPLVGAPRLKAVTRQAPQIAARYGWNRGRLEHLLGRYGADISAITDIVAGDPEMAEPLESASAYLRAEVVMAVTHEGALHLEDVVMRRLRLFYESRDRGLAALEEIAAIIAPLLGWDEATTRTEIDSYTQLAAAEEAALGTLTDAEAEAARLVVEDLVPLVPLDDD from the coding sequence GTGTCCAGCTCAGCGTTGACAGCCCAATCCCGCACCGAGGCCCTGGCCGCGATGAGCGGTGGGGAGCCGCTGGACGTCCTCGTGGTCGGCGGTGGAGTGACCGGCGCCGGCATCGTCCTGGACGCCGCCACGCGCGGCCTGCGCACTGGCATCGTGGACATGCAGGACTGGGCCGGCGGTACGTCGTCGTACTCCTCCAAGCTGGTGCACGGCGGCGTGCGCTACCTCTACCAGCTGGACTTGAAGCTGGTGGCCGAGGGCCTGCGCGAGCGCGGCATCTTGCTCACCAAGACCGCCCCGCACCTGGTGAAGGCGCAGCCGTTCATCTGGCCGCTGAAGCAGCCGGTGATCGAGCGGATCTACAGCGCCCTGGGTATCGGCCTCTACGACGCGATGGCGGTCATCGGTATGCGGGGCAAGGTCGTGCCCACGCAGAAGCACTACTCGCGCGACGGCGTGCGCAAGCTGTTCCCGGACGTGCGCGCGGACAAGATGGTCGGCGGGATCAAGTTCTACGACGCTCGCGTCGATGACGCTCGCTTGGTGATGACCCTGGTGCGCACCGCGCAGTCGTTCGGCGCCCAGGCCGCTGCCCGCACCCAGGTGGTGGACTACCTCACCGGGCCGGGCGGCCGGGTGACCGGGGCCGAGGTGGTGGACCTGGAGACCGGTGAGCGGCACATGATCCACGCCCGGCACGTGATCAATGCGACCGGGGTCTGGACCGAGGACACCCAGGGCCTGGCCGAGGGGGACGGCGGTCTGCAGGTGCTCGCCTCGAAGGGCATCCACGTGGTGGTCCCGAAGGAGCGGATCAAGGGTGAGACCGGCCTGTTCCTGCGCACGGAGAAGTCCGTACTGTTCATCATTCCGTGGCAGCGGTACTGGATCATCGGCACCACCGACACTCCCTGGGAGCAGGAGCGGCTGCACCCGGTGGCCACCCGAGCGGATGTGGACTACATCCTCGATCACGCCAACGACGTGCTCTCCTCGGACCTCACCTTCGACGACCTGATCGGCGTCTACGCGGGACTGCGCCCGCTGGTCCAGCCCGGCAGCGACGCCGGCTCCTCCACGAAGGTCTCCCGCGATCACACGGTGGTCGAGCCCTCCCCCGGGCTGACCGTGATCTCCGGGGGGAAGCTGACCAGCTACCGGCTGATGGCCGAGCACGCCGTGGACCATGCGCTCGGCCCGGCCCGGGCGAAGGCGAACCCGTCGGTCACCCCGGACACACCGCTGGTCGGCGCGCCCCGACTGAAGGCCGTCACCCGGCAGGCCCCGCAGATCGCCGCGCGGTACGGCTGGAACCGCGGGCGGCTGGAGCACCTGCTCGGCCGGTACGGCGCGGACATCTCGGCGATCACCGACATCGTGGCCGGCGACCCGGAGATGGCTGAGCCGCTCGAGTCCGCCTCGGCGTACCTGCGAGCGGAGGTGGTGATGGCCGTGACGCACGAGGGTGCTCTGCACCTGGAGGACGTGGTGATGCGCCGGCTCCGCCTGTTCTACGAGTCCCGCGACCGGGGGCTCGCCGCCCTCGAGGAGATCGCCGCGATCATCGCTCCGCTGCTCGGCTGGGACGAGGCCACCACGCGCACGGAGATCGACTCCTACACGCAGCTGGCCGCCGCCGAGGAGGCCGCCCTCGGGACGCTCACCGACGCTGAGGCCGAAGCGGCGCGCCTGGTGGTGGAAGACCTGGTGCCGCTGGTGCCGCTCGACGACGACTGA
- a CDS encoding DeoR/GlpR family DNA-binding transcription regulator — protein MASASAGRQISARNRARTERQQTIADYVLAKGVATPNELTEVAGASLMTVHRDLDELARKGLLRKFHGGVSAQPSSVFESSSAYRLNVQSEHKEALAAEALRRIDAGMSIMLDTSSTNVFLARLIARREPMQLTVITNYLPIQQTLRGCEGIDLIVIGGRYNANHDAFFGMDAVAMADSLRVNLAVLSTSAMTAEETYHQDQDIVTMKRAMMSAADSRILLMDPTKIERTALHRLAPAEAFDELLLTDPGETEFVQAVSERVATTVVPLTGTL, from the coding sequence ATGGCCTCGGCAAGTGCTGGCCGGCAGATCTCAGCGCGTAATCGAGCGCGCACGGAGCGCCAGCAGACCATCGCCGACTACGTGCTCGCCAAGGGGGTGGCCACACCCAACGAGCTGACCGAGGTGGCCGGTGCGAGCCTGATGACCGTGCACCGCGATCTTGATGAGCTCGCCCGCAAGGGGTTGCTGCGCAAGTTTCACGGCGGGGTGTCCGCCCAGCCGTCCTCGGTGTTCGAGAGCAGCTCGGCGTACCGTCTCAACGTCCAGTCCGAGCACAAGGAAGCGCTCGCCGCAGAGGCGCTCCGGCGGATCGACGCGGGGATGTCGATCATGCTGGATACCTCGTCCACGAACGTCTTCCTGGCCCGTCTGATCGCTCGCCGGGAACCGATGCAGCTGACGGTGATCACCAACTATCTGCCGATCCAGCAGACCCTGCGTGGCTGCGAGGGTATCGACCTGATCGTGATCGGCGGTAGGTACAACGCGAACCATGATGCGTTCTTCGGAATGGACGCTGTCGCGATGGCGGACTCCCTCCGGGTGAACCTCGCTGTGCTCAGTACCTCCGCGATGACCGCGGAGGAGACCTACCACCAGGACCAGGACATCGTCACGATGAAGCGGGCGATGATGTCGGCTGCGGACAGCCGCATCCTGTTGATGGATCCGACCAAGATCGAGCGCACTGCCCTGCACCGGCTGGCGCCCGCCGAGGCGTTCGACGAGCTGCTCCTCACCGATCCCGGCGAGACCGAGTTCGTCCAGGCAGTGAGCGAGCGGGTGGCCACGACGGTGGTTCCACTGACAGGCACGCTGTGA
- a CDS encoding ABC transporter substrate-binding protein, with product MNSPNSRQLLVPSRRAFLGLGAAGLTLPFLASCAGGATSENAELGQVDFNAPSKYAGREQNVVMWSAMGGGNGELIQELITKFNDSQEDIYAEVQYQGSYEESGPKLTAALQAKSVPDIVMFADTWWGRFLLNDVLEPLDDYFDDEFNGSMYQQQLYSEGVVNDSTYWLSYGRSTPLMYYNKDAFAEAGLPDRGPETWDELKEWAPEIKKLQVSGKPMSAHAFNPGDDWQFMAMVWQFGGRISDGLDIQIDQQGAIDAGTWAQEFIFEDEFGYLAQSPTTDFSAGVVATTVGSTASLRGLYEASDFEVGAAYLPEQVTTGVPTGGNGWSMLKGVPQERKDAAFQVLKFLGSPENAAAWTLGTGYLPVITAAADEPELAEVLAEDPNFSAAADQLELAEPTDAVRTFVPNSTGTIIGGIQEILSDRSKDVETVFSGVADELRDGAEQIQDSYEEWYG from the coding sequence ATGAACTCCCCGAACTCACGACAGCTGCTCGTGCCCAGCCGACGGGCCTTCCTCGGCCTCGGCGCCGCCGGCCTGACCCTGCCGTTCCTCGCCTCCTGCGCCGGCGGTGCGACCAGCGAGAACGCCGAACTCGGCCAGGTCGACTTCAACGCGCCCTCGAAGTACGCCGGCCGCGAGCAGAACGTCGTCATGTGGAGCGCGATGGGCGGCGGGAACGGCGAACTGATCCAGGAACTGATCACCAAGTTCAACGACTCGCAGGAAGACATCTACGCCGAAGTCCAGTACCAGGGGAGCTATGAGGAGTCCGGCCCGAAGCTGACCGCTGCTCTGCAGGCGAAGAGCGTGCCGGACATCGTGATGTTCGCCGACACCTGGTGGGGTCGGTTCCTCCTCAACGACGTGCTCGAGCCGCTGGACGACTACTTCGACGACGAGTTCAACGGCTCGATGTACCAGCAGCAGCTGTACAGCGAGGGCGTCGTGAACGACAGCACCTACTGGCTCTCCTACGGCCGGTCCACACCGTTGATGTACTACAACAAGGACGCTTTCGCCGAGGCGGGCCTGCCCGACCGTGGCCCGGAGACCTGGGACGAGCTGAAGGAGTGGGCTCCGGAGATCAAGAAGCTGCAGGTATCGGGCAAACCGATGTCCGCGCACGCGTTCAACCCCGGCGACGACTGGCAGTTCATGGCGATGGTCTGGCAGTTCGGCGGACGGATCTCCGACGGTCTGGATATCCAGATCGACCAGCAGGGCGCTATCGATGCCGGTACCTGGGCGCAGGAGTTCATCTTCGAGGACGAGTTCGGTTATCTGGCGCAGAGCCCGACCACCGACTTCAGTGCCGGCGTGGTCGCTACCACGGTGGGATCGACCGCGTCCCTGCGCGGCCTCTACGAAGCGTCCGACTTCGAGGTGGGCGCCGCCTACCTGCCCGAGCAGGTCACCACCGGAGTGCCGACCGGCGGGAACGGCTGGTCGATGCTCAAGGGTGTCCCGCAGGAGCGCAAGGACGCCGCATTCCAGGTGCTGAAGTTCCTCGGCAGCCCGGAGAACGCTGCCGCGTGGACCCTTGGCACCGGGTACCTGCCGGTGATCACAGCGGCGGCCGATGAACCCGAGCTCGCCGAGGTCCTCGCCGAGGACCCGAACTTCTCCGCTGCCGCCGACCAGCTCGAGCTGGCTGAGCCGACTGACGCGGTGCGCACCTTCGTGCCGAACAGCACAGGCACGATCATCGGTGGCATCCAGGAGATCCTGTCCGACCGGAGCAAGGACGTGGAGACCGTCTTCAGCGGGGTCGCCGATGAACTGCGCGACGGCGCCGAGCAGATCCAGGACAGCTACGAGGAGTGGTACGGCTGA
- a CDS encoding glycerophosphodiester phosphodiesterase, whose product MNTYVAGHRGASDLVAENTIGSFLRALEIGVNELELDLRATSDGQVVVIHDATVDRTTNGTGAVGEFTLEQIRALDAGDGARIPTFAEVLEATTGSLQVEIKDPKAIDPMMDILRDRPEDVARLAPTSFDTENVARLATLLPEVCVGLISKESSVELLDRAAGLGARRVLVGIAGVDPEFVQTAHERGFRVDVWPIDTPDQVRRAVELGADGFTADDPRIVGAAGFRVTAEGLVPTN is encoded by the coding sequence GTGAACACCTACGTCGCGGGCCATCGTGGCGCAAGCGATCTGGTCGCGGAGAACACCATCGGCTCGTTCCTTCGGGCCCTGGAGATCGGCGTCAACGAGTTGGAGCTGGATCTGCGCGCGACCAGCGACGGGCAGGTCGTGGTGATCCACGACGCCACTGTCGACCGGACGACGAACGGCACCGGCGCGGTCGGCGAGTTCACCCTCGAGCAGATCCGGGCGCTGGACGCCGGAGACGGGGCGCGTATCCCGACATTCGCCGAGGTGCTCGAGGCCACCACCGGCTCGCTGCAGGTCGAGATCAAGGACCCGAAGGCGATCGACCCGATGATGGACATCCTTCGGGACCGTCCGGAGGACGTCGCGCGACTGGCACCGACCTCGTTCGACACTGAGAACGTCGCCCGGTTGGCCACGCTGCTTCCCGAGGTGTGCGTCGGGCTGATCAGCAAGGAGTCGTCGGTCGAGCTGCTGGACCGCGCGGCTGGGCTCGGTGCCCGTCGAGTGCTGGTCGGGATCGCCGGAGTGGATCCGGAGTTCGTGCAGACCGCACACGAGCGCGGATTCCGCGTGGACGTGTGGCCGATCGATACTCCCGATCAGGTGCGCCGGGCGGTCGAGCTCGGCGCCGACGGGTTCACCGCCGACGATCCCCGGATCGTCGGTGCGGCAGGGTTCCGGGTGACCGCTGAGGGCCTCGTCCCGACGAACTGA
- a CDS encoding DeoR/GlpR family DNA-binding transcription regulator has protein sequence MTARDQRILDALAARGSVQVNILAEELGVSSVTIRKDLRELEQRRLLHRTRGGARPPRRKGEGAFTERMHVDARAKRAIAVEAAGRVSDGDVIALDTSTTTHHLATQLLGRRGLVVVTSSLPTAMLFHTRSDARVVMPGGVLRRESAGLVGSMDNVLADRGRIMTTFVGTFGLSPTAGLMELSPEEAEAKKILIRAAAAVIGVFAATKITGFGLYPFAQPSELTELITDSAAGEEFVHEWAAVGVPVTRAPLDHPHDPTPGGRTTGASTSTTNSEGVPR, from the coding sequence ATGACGGCCCGTGACCAACGCATCCTCGATGCTTTGGCTGCGCGCGGCTCCGTCCAGGTGAACATCCTCGCTGAAGAGCTCGGCGTCTCCTCGGTGACCATCCGCAAAGATCTCCGTGAGCTGGAGCAGCGCCGCCTGCTGCACCGGACCCGCGGCGGGGCACGCCCTCCCCGGCGCAAGGGTGAGGGTGCTTTCACCGAGCGGATGCATGTGGACGCCCGCGCCAAGCGCGCGATCGCGGTCGAGGCCGCCGGCCGGGTCAGCGATGGGGACGTCATCGCGCTGGACACCTCGACCACCACCCACCACCTCGCCACCCAGCTGCTCGGGCGCCGAGGGCTGGTGGTGGTCACCTCCTCCCTGCCGACCGCGATGCTCTTCCACACTCGCAGTGACGCGCGCGTGGTCATGCCCGGCGGCGTCCTCCGGCGGGAGAGCGCCGGCCTGGTCGGGTCGATGGACAACGTCCTGGCCGACCGGGGCCGGATCATGACCACGTTCGTCGGCACCTTCGGCCTCTCCCCCACTGCTGGCCTGATGGAGCTGTCCCCGGAGGAGGCCGAAGCGAAGAAGATCCTCATCCGGGCTGCCGCGGCGGTGATCGGCGTGTTCGCCGCCACCAAGATCACCGGCTTCGGACTGTATCCGTTCGCCCAGCCGAGCGAACTCACCGAGCTCATCACCGACAGTGCTGCCGGAGAGGAGTTCGTCCACGAGTGGGCCGCCGTCGGGGTGCCGGTCACCCGGGCTCCGCTCGATCACCCGCACGATCCCACCCCGGGGGGCCGAACCACCGGGGCATCGACAAGCACGACGAACAGCGAAGGAGTCCCGAGATGA
- a CDS encoding carbohydrate ABC transporter permease, protein MSADTQTHTDAKSSATGGSTPAPRRKKGGPMRDSTLRKILLYVALTVAAATFLVPIYWLFSSAVKDNGSIYQYPPDWFPWPMILENFRDAWQAAPFDHFLVNSLIVTAVGATLKLLNATFTAYAFTHLRFPLKNLLFLFMLGSLMVPNNVTLIVNYITVANLGWINTYMGLILPSAGSIFGMFLLRQYMMTLPKEINEAAKVDGAGHLRMLFQVVLPMCKPMLVTVGVIAVVDMWNDFIWPLIVTNTVEMRTLPIGLLYLRSTEGYQSWGAIMAGTVIVAVPMLVLFLFTQRHIARGLTAGAVKG, encoded by the coding sequence ATGAGCGCAGACACCCAGACGCATACCGATGCGAAGTCCTCGGCCACTGGTGGCTCGACACCGGCCCCGCGGCGCAAAAAGGGTGGGCCGATGCGCGACTCGACGCTGCGCAAGATCCTGCTCTACGTCGCTCTCACCGTCGCCGCCGCCACCTTCCTGGTGCCGATCTACTGGCTGTTCTCCTCCGCGGTCAAGGACAACGGTTCGATCTACCAGTACCCCCCGGACTGGTTCCCCTGGCCGATGATCCTGGAGAACTTCCGTGACGCCTGGCAGGCGGCGCCGTTCGACCACTTCCTGGTGAACTCACTGATCGTGACCGCCGTGGGCGCCACCTTGAAGCTGCTGAACGCGACGTTTACCGCCTACGCGTTCACCCACCTGCGGTTCCCGCTGAAGAACCTGCTCTTCCTGTTCATGCTGGGTTCGCTGATGGTGCCGAACAACGTGACCCTGATCGTCAACTACATCACCGTCGCCAACCTCGGCTGGATCAACACCTATATGGGTCTGATCCTGCCCAGTGCCGGTTCCATCTTCGGGATGTTCCTGCTCCGGCAGTACATGATGACCTTGCCCAAGGAGATCAACGAGGCAGCCAAGGTCGACGGCGCAGGTCACCTCCGCATGCTCTTCCAGGTGGTCCTGCCGATGTGCAAGCCGATGCTGGTCACCGTCGGCGTCATCGCCGTGGTGGACATGTGGAACGACTTCATCTGGCCGCTGATCGTCACCAACACCGTGGAGATGCGCACCCTGCCGATCGGTCTGCTCTACCTGCGCTCCACCGAGGGCTACCAGAGCTGGGGCGCCATCATGGCCGGCACGGTGATCGTCGCCGTTCCGATGCTCGTCCTGTTCCTCTTCACCCAACGCCACATCGCCCGTGGCCTGACCGCCGGAGCGGTCAAAGGCTGA